TGGTTCTGCTAGATTCGTGGGCAAGTCCATTTGGGATGAGGGTGAGGATTGCACTTGCTGAAAAGGGTATAAATTATGAGTACAAAGAAGAGGACTTTTGGAACAAGAGCCCTCTCTTCCTTCAAATGAACCCGGTTCACAAGAAAGTTCCGGTTCTCATTCACAAGGGAAAGCCCATTTGCGAATCTCTCATTGTTGTTCAGTACATTGATGAGGTCTGGTTTAACACAAATCCCTTGTTACCTTCCGACCCTTACCAGAGAGCAGAGGGTAGATTCTGGGCTGACTATGTTGACAAGAAGGTAACCTTTGTGCTTCAGTGTTTTATTGTTACTTGCAAGTTGCAACCATGGAACTTTTGTTATGATTATGGTAAGCGTTAGtgtattttttactagtgaccCTTTTCTCATGAGTGTTAAATGTCAAATAGATATATGATGCTGGAAGGAAGATTCTTTCGTCATCAAAAGCAGAAGAAAGAGAAGTTGGCAAGAAGGAGTTGATAGAAGCTCTTAAAGTGTTGG
This window of the Vigna radiata var. radiata cultivar VC1973A unplaced genomic scaffold, Vradiata_ver6 scaffold_846, whole genome shotgun sequence genome carries:
- the LOC106754512 gene encoding glutathione S-transferase U19 yields the protein MTMAEEVVLLDSWASPFGMRVRIALAEKGINYEYKEEDFWNKSPLFLQMNPVHKKVPVLIHKGKPICESLIVVQYIDEVWFNTNPLLPSDPYQRAEGRFWADYVDKKIYDAGRKILSSSKAEEREVGKKELIEALKVLEEQLGEKSYYGGDDLGFVDIAVVPFYTWFKSYETFGNFSIESECPKLIAWAKRCLQKESVSKSLPDQHTVNEFVVDRRKKLGIE